One Tripterygium wilfordii isolate XIE 37 chromosome 10, ASM1340144v1, whole genome shotgun sequence DNA segment encodes these proteins:
- the LOC120008048 gene encoding expansin-B3-like, translating into MQCSSGSSWFVTILCFVLLTCLAVVGAQLPSDLRWKPAIATWYGDAEGDGSVGGACGYGTMVDVKPLRARVGAVGPLLFKNGEGCGACYKLRCLDRSICSRRAVTIIVTDECPGCPIGTTHFDLGGAAFGHMAVAGAGGQLRNRGQLPVIYRRTPCKYPGKNIAFHVNEGSTDHWLSLLVEFEDGDGDIGSMHIREASSSEWLQMKHIWGASWCIIGGPLKGPFSVKITTLSTGKTLSARDVIPRNWSPKATYTSRLNFF; encoded by the exons ATGCAGTGCAGCAGTGGCTCCAGTTGGTTCGTTACCATTCTCTGTTTCGTTCTGTTGACGTGTTTGGCGGTAGTGGGGGCACAGTTACCGTCCGACCTCCGTTGGAAGCCAGCCATAGCTACCTGGTACGGAGATGCCGAAGGCGACGGCAGTGTCG GTGGAGCGTGTGGATACGGGACAATGGTGGATGTTAAGCCATTGAGGGCTCGAGTTGGTGCGGTGGGTCCATTGCTGTTCAAGAACGGTGAAGGTTGTGGGGCCTGCTACAAACTGAGGTGTTTAGACCGGAGTATTTGTTCGAGGAGGGCCGTGACCATAATTGTGACGGACGAGTGCCCAGGGTGTCCTATTGGGACTACCCACTTTGACCTGGGCGGTGCAGCCTTTGGTCACATGGCTGTAGCCGGTGCGGGTGGCCAGCTCAGGAACCGGGGCCAGCTCCCTGTCATTTACCGCAG GACTCCGTGTAAATATCCAGGGAAGAACATAGCCTTCCATGTGAATGAAGGTAGCACAGACCACTGGCTATCCCTACTAGTGGAGTTTGaggatggagatggagatattGGGTCAATGCACATCAGAGAA GCAAGTTCTAGTGAGTGGCTACAGATGAAACATATATGGGGTGCGAGTTGGTGCATTATTGGGGGACCCCTAAAGGGTCCATTCTCAGTGAAGATAACAACACTATCAACAGGAAAAACACTATCAGCAAGAGATGTCATTCCCAGAAACTGGTCTCCAAAAGCCACTTACACTTCTCGCCTCAATTTCTTCTAA